One Curtobacterium herbarum genomic window carries:
- a CDS encoding phosphoglycerate kinase yields MALRTLEDLGDLAGKRVVVRCDLNVPLKDGTITDDGRVRASLTTLNTLITAGARVVVVSHLGRPDGERKPEYSLAPVAQRLSELLGKPVAFVDETVGDGATAAAEALEDGDVLLLENLRFNPEETSKDAAERTAFAERIATLGDAFVSDGFGVVHRKQASVYELASALPSAAGQLIEQELTVLERLTKDPERPYTVVLGGSKVSDKLGVIDHLLPRVDTICIGGGMLFTFLAAQGHGVAKSLLEQDQLDVVREYLSRATELGVTIDLPTDVVVASGFAADAEHETVAADAIESSSFGTDGIGLDIGPETAERFARAVAASKTVFWNGPMGVFEFPAFAAGTKTVAQALTEVDGLGVVGGGDSAAAVRSLGFTDDQFGHISTGGGASLEFLEGKSLPGLEALGWSA; encoded by the coding sequence ATGGCTCTCCGCACCCTCGAGGACCTCGGCGACCTCGCCGGCAAGCGTGTCGTCGTCCGCTGTGACCTGAACGTCCCGCTCAAGGACGGCACGATCACGGACGACGGCCGCGTGCGGGCGTCGCTCACCACCCTGAACACCTTGATCACCGCCGGCGCGCGCGTGGTCGTGGTGTCCCACCTCGGCCGACCCGACGGCGAACGGAAGCCCGAGTACTCGCTCGCGCCCGTCGCCCAGCGGCTGTCCGAGCTGCTCGGCAAGCCGGTCGCCTTCGTCGACGAGACCGTCGGCGACGGGGCGACCGCGGCTGCCGAGGCCCTCGAGGACGGTGACGTCCTGCTGCTCGAGAACCTCCGCTTCAACCCGGAGGAGACCTCGAAGGACGCCGCCGAGCGCACCGCCTTCGCGGAGCGCATCGCCACCCTGGGGGACGCGTTCGTCTCCGACGGGTTCGGCGTCGTGCACCGCAAGCAGGCCTCCGTGTACGAGCTGGCATCGGCGCTCCCGAGCGCTGCCGGTCAGCTCATCGAGCAGGAGCTGACCGTGCTCGAGCGGCTGACCAAGGACCCGGAGCGCCCGTACACGGTCGTGCTCGGCGGGTCGAAGGTCAGCGACAAGCTCGGTGTCATCGACCACCTCCTGCCGCGGGTCGACACGATCTGCATCGGCGGCGGCATGCTCTTCACCTTCCTCGCGGCCCAGGGCCACGGGGTGGCGAAGTCGCTGCTCGAGCAGGACCAGCTCGACGTCGTCCGTGAGTACCTGTCGCGGGCGACGGAGCTCGGTGTGACCATCGACCTGCCGACCGACGTCGTGGTGGCCTCCGGGTTCGCCGCGGACGCCGAGCACGAGACGGTCGCCGCGGACGCCATCGAGTCGTCCTCGTTCGGCACCGACGGCATCGGCCTGGACATCGGACCGGAGACGGCGGAGCGGTTCGCCCGCGCGGTCGCTGCATCGAAGACGGTGTTCTGGAACGGGCCGATGGGCGTGTTCGAGTTCCCCGCCTTCGCCGCCGGTACGAAGACCGTCGCCCAGGCGCTGACCGAGGTCGACGGCCTCGGTGTTGTCGGCGGTGGCGACTCCGCCGCCGCGGTCCGGTCGCTCGGCTTCACCGACGACCAGTTCGGCCACATCTCCACCGGTGGTGGGGCGAGCCTCGAGTTCCTCGAGGGCAAGTCGCTCCCCGGCCTCGAAGCCCTCGGGTGGTCCGCATGA
- the gap gene encoding type I glyceraldehyde-3-phosphate dehydrogenase, with translation MTVKIGINGFGRIGRNFFRAALAKGSDLEIVAVNDLTDNASLANLLKYDSITGKLGVSVELDGDNIVVDGKAIKVLAERDPANLPWGELGVDIVIESTGFFTKAADAQKHIDAGAKKVIISAPATGDDVTIVLGVNEDTYDAANHHIISNASCTTNSLAPLAKVFHDAFGIERGLMTTVHAYTADQNLQDGPHKDPRRARAAALNIVPTSTGAAKAIGLVLPELAGKLDGFALRVPVPTGSITDLTLETKSDVTVDEINAVYKAAAEGPLKGILLYSEDPLVSTDITTDPHSSIYDSGLTKVMGNLVKITSWYDNEWGYSNRLVDLTEFVGEKL, from the coding sequence TTGACCGTCAAGATCGGCATCAACGGCTTCGGCCGGATCGGCCGTAACTTCTTCCGCGCCGCTCTGGCCAAGGGCAGCGACCTCGAGATCGTGGCGGTGAACGACCTCACCGACAACGCGTCCCTCGCGAACCTGCTCAAGTACGACTCGATCACCGGCAAGCTCGGCGTCTCCGTCGAGCTGGACGGCGACAACATCGTCGTCGACGGCAAGGCCATCAAGGTCCTCGCCGAGCGCGACCCCGCCAACCTGCCCTGGGGCGAGCTGGGCGTCGACATCGTCATCGAGTCGACCGGCTTCTTCACCAAGGCCGCCGACGCGCAGAAGCACATCGACGCCGGTGCCAAGAAGGTCATCATCTCCGCCCCGGCGACCGGTGACGACGTCACGATCGTCCTCGGCGTGAACGAGGACACCTATGACGCCGCGAACCACCACATCATCTCGAACGCCTCGTGCACCACGAACAGCCTCGCGCCGCTCGCCAAGGTGTTCCACGACGCGTTCGGCATCGAGCGTGGCCTCATGACGACGGTGCACGCCTACACCGCGGACCAGAACCTGCAGGACGGCCCGCACAAGGACCCGCGTCGTGCCCGTGCCGCCGCGCTGAACATCGTCCCGACCTCCACCGGTGCGGCCAAGGCCATCGGTCTGGTCCTGCCGGAGCTCGCCGGCAAGCTCGACGGCTTCGCGCTCCGCGTCCCGGTCCCGACCGGTTCGATCACCGACCTGACGCTCGAGACCAAGTCCGACGTCACCGTCGACGAGATCAACGCCGTCTACAAGGCCGCCGCCGAGGGCCCGCTGAAGGGCATCCTGCTCTACAGCGAGGACCCGCTGGTGTCGACCGACATCACGACGGACCCGCACTCCTCGATCTACGACTCCGGCCTGACCAAGGTCATGGGCAACCTCGTGAAGATCACCTCGTGGTACGACAACGAGTGGGGCTACTCGAACCGCCTGGTCGACCTGACCGAGTTCGTGGGCGAGAAGCTCTGA
- the uvrC gene encoding excinuclease ABC subunit UvrC produces the protein MADTVSWRPKAGEIPTDPGVYRWRDGNGRVLYVGKAKNLRARLSNYFAPLPTLHERTRRMVLTAKSVEWTTVGSEIEALQLEYTWIKEFDPPFNVKFRDDKSYPYMAITMADEAPRVMVTRNRKIKGAKYFGPYPKIWAVHDTIDLMIKVFPIRTCSESSYKRAMQTGKPCFPGQIGKCGGPCSQRVTIEEHRALVEEFVRFMGSYDRRVITQLRQRMAASADAMQYEQAARFRDQVEALEAVLEKSAVVLKDSVDLDLFGIAEDELAAAVQLFSVRGGRIRGVRGWVVDKELDISTGDLVEQIVQGVYAEDGLSTGADGALLTQASADPTPGVANDGPPREIVVPVLPDDADALQQWLSDRRGGRGTKLSTAQRGDRAGLARTASQNAQQALMLYKTKRSADYTTRAAALADIQEALGMTEAPLRMECYDISHLQGTNVVASMVVFEDGLPRKDQYRRYTIAETTDDTDSMYQVLSRRVARLDEDAAVPDVPDVTADGVVEGSKPSKRFAYRPQLLVVDGGQPQVAAAKRALDEAGVRDIALVGIAKRLEELWLPDDDFPVILPRNSEALFLIQRLRDEAHRFAITHQRTRRKRDVRSQLSEIPGLGPNRVSALLKHFGSVARLRQATAEEVAEVPGVGPATAAAVVRKLTTVPVSAPESSSAPEPASAPEPTSAPEPTSAPEAASAVPTGAPPAGPSGPGGPVRVPETTPDGPHRPA, from the coding sequence GTGGCCGACACCGTCTCCTGGCGGCCGAAGGCGGGGGAGATCCCGACCGACCCGGGCGTCTACCGATGGCGTGACGGCAACGGCCGGGTGCTCTACGTCGGCAAGGCGAAGAACCTCCGTGCCCGCCTGAGCAACTACTTCGCCCCGCTGCCGACCCTGCACGAGCGCACCCGGCGGATGGTCCTGACGGCCAAGAGCGTCGAGTGGACGACCGTCGGCTCCGAGATCGAGGCACTGCAGCTCGAGTACACGTGGATCAAGGAGTTCGATCCGCCGTTCAACGTCAAGTTCCGGGACGACAAGTCGTACCCGTACATGGCGATCACGATGGCGGACGAAGCGCCGCGCGTGATGGTGACGCGGAACCGCAAGATCAAGGGCGCCAAGTACTTCGGGCCGTACCCGAAGATCTGGGCGGTGCACGACACGATCGACCTGATGATCAAGGTGTTCCCGATCCGGACCTGCTCCGAGTCCTCGTACAAGCGGGCCATGCAGACCGGCAAGCCCTGCTTCCCGGGGCAGATCGGCAAGTGCGGCGGCCCGTGCTCGCAGCGCGTCACGATCGAGGAGCACCGCGCCCTCGTCGAGGAGTTCGTCCGCTTCATGGGCAGCTACGACCGTCGGGTCATCACGCAGCTCCGGCAGCGGATGGCCGCCTCGGCCGACGCCATGCAGTACGAGCAGGCCGCACGCTTCCGCGACCAGGTCGAGGCGCTCGAGGCGGTCCTCGAGAAGTCCGCCGTGGTGCTCAAGGACTCGGTCGACCTCGACCTGTTCGGCATCGCCGAGGACGAGCTCGCCGCCGCCGTGCAGCTGTTCTCGGTCCGTGGTGGCCGCATCCGCGGTGTCCGCGGGTGGGTCGTCGACAAGGAGCTCGACATCAGCACGGGCGACCTCGTCGAGCAGATCGTCCAGGGCGTCTACGCCGAGGACGGTCTGTCGACCGGTGCCGACGGCGCACTGCTCACCCAGGCCAGCGCGGACCCCACCCCCGGGGTCGCGAACGACGGGCCGCCCCGCGAGATCGTGGTGCCGGTGCTGCCGGACGACGCCGACGCGCTCCAGCAGTGGCTCAGCGACCGCCGCGGGGGTCGTGGCACGAAGCTCAGCACGGCGCAGCGGGGTGACCGCGCCGGCCTGGCCCGCACGGCGTCCCAGAACGCCCAGCAGGCGCTGATGCTCTACAAGACCAAGCGCTCGGCCGACTACACCACGCGTGCCGCGGCCCTGGCGGACATCCAGGAGGCCCTGGGCATGACCGAGGCGCCGCTGCGGATGGAGTGCTACGACATCTCGCACCTGCAGGGCACGAACGTCGTCGCGTCGATGGTCGTGTTCGAGGACGGGCTGCCCCGCAAGGACCAGTACCGCCGCTACACGATCGCCGAGACCACCGACGACACCGACAGCATGTACCAGGTCCTCAGCCGGCGCGTGGCCCGGCTCGACGAGGACGCAGCCGTGCCCGACGTGCCGGACGTCACGGCGGACGGCGTGGTCGAGGGGTCGAAGCCGTCGAAACGGTTCGCGTACCGCCCGCAGCTGCTCGTGGTCGACGGCGGGCAACCGCAGGTCGCGGCGGCGAAACGTGCGCTCGACGAGGCCGGCGTCAGGGACATCGCCCTGGTCGGCATCGCGAAGCGGCTCGAAGAGCTGTGGCTGCCGGACGACGACTTCCCGGTGATCCTGCCGCGCAACTCCGAGGCGCTCTTCCTCATCCAGCGCCTCCGCGACGAGGCGCACCGGTTCGCGATCACGCACCAGCGGACCCGTCGGAAGCGTGACGTCCGCTCGCAGCTCTCCGAGATCCCCGGGCTCGGACCGAACCGGGTCTCGGCGCTGCTCAAGCACTTCGGGTCCGTCGCCCGCCTCCGGCAGGCGACGGCAGAGGAGGTCGCCGAGGTCCCGGGCGTCGGACCGGCGACCGCTGCCGCGGTGGTCCGGAAGCTCACGACCGTGCCGGTCAGTGCCCCGGAATCGTCCAGCGCTCCGGAACCGGCCAGTGCCCCGGAACCGACCAGTGCCCCGGAACCGACCAGTGCACCCGAGGCGGCCAGTGCGGTTCCGACAGGCGCGCCGCCCGCCGGTCCGTCTGGGCCGGGAGGCCCGGTGCGCGTCCCCGAGACGACCCCGGACGGTCCGCACCGACCTGCATGA
- the tpiA gene encoding triose-phosphate isomerase: MTRTPLIAGNWKMNLDHLQAIATVQKLAWTLKDARHDHADVEVAVFPPFTDLRSVQTLISADKLPLAFGAQDLSQYDSGAYTGDVSGAFLAALDAKYVIVGHSERRTMHGETDEIVAAKTAAAVKHGLVPVVCVGETGEQREQRGAGVVPVEQLQVVLGAVQPSEIVVAYEPVWAIGSGQAATAEQAQDECAALRRGIAAAWGDQAAADTRVLYGGSVKSGNIAGFLREPDVDGALVGGASLDVQEFAAIARFQQHVGL, translated from the coding sequence ATGACCCGCACGCCGCTCATCGCCGGGAACTGGAAGATGAATCTGGATCACCTCCAGGCCATCGCCACCGTCCAGAAGCTCGCCTGGACCCTCAAGGACGCCCGGCACGACCACGCGGACGTCGAGGTCGCGGTCTTCCCGCCGTTCACCGACCTGCGCAGCGTCCAGACGCTGATCTCGGCGGACAAGCTGCCGCTGGCGTTCGGCGCCCAGGACCTGTCGCAGTACGACTCCGGTGCCTACACCGGTGACGTCTCCGGCGCGTTCCTGGCCGCGCTCGACGCGAAGTACGTCATCGTCGGCCACTCCGAGCGTCGCACCATGCACGGCGAGACCGACGAGATCGTCGCCGCGAAGACCGCCGCCGCCGTCAAGCACGGCCTGGTGCCGGTCGTCTGCGTCGGCGAGACCGGCGAACAGCGTGAGCAGCGCGGGGCCGGCGTCGTGCCGGTCGAGCAGCTGCAGGTCGTCCTCGGCGCGGTGCAGCCGTCCGAGATCGTCGTCGCGTACGAGCCGGTCTGGGCGATCGGCTCCGGCCAGGCCGCCACGGCCGAGCAGGCGCAGGACGAATGTGCGGCGCTCCGTCGTGGGATCGCCGCCGCCTGGGGTGACCAGGCGGCCGCCGACACGCGCGTGCTGTACGGCGGTTCGGTGAAGTCGGGCAACATCGCCGGCTTCCTCCGCGAGCCCGACGTCGACGGCGCGCTGGTGGGTGGCGCGTCCCTCGACGTGCAGGAGTTCGCCGCCATCGCGCGGTTCCAGCAGCACGTCGGTCTCTAG
- the secG gene encoding preprotein translocase subunit SecG, producing MAILSVVLQVLLAITSLLLTLLILLHKGRGGGLSDMFGGGVTSNLGASGVAERNLNRITVILGLLWISSIIVLGLINKFTAGS from the coding sequence GTGGCGATACTCTCCGTCGTGCTGCAGGTCCTGCTCGCGATCACGAGCCTCCTGCTCACGCTCCTCATCCTCCTGCACAAGGGCCGCGGTGGCGGCCTCTCCGACATGTTCGGCGGTGGTGTGACGAGCAACCTCGGGGCATCCGGCGTCGCCGAGCGCAACCTGAACCGCATCACGGTGATCCTCGGGCTCCTCTGGATCTCCAGCATCATCGTGCTCGGTCTCATCAACAAGTTCACGGCAGGGAGCTGA
- a CDS encoding glucose-6-phosphate dehydrogenase assembly protein OpcA — MKIDLPNTTVSKIQKTLVHIREEGGAVALGRVLTLVVSTALGREEEAIEAANQASREHPMRVVIVSKNEGDIASPGRLDAQIRVGSDAGASEVIVLRAYGETAADEESLVTGLLLPDAPVVAWWPEAAPEKPSASPLGRIAQRRITDAAAQKDPNAAIMALADSYAPGDTDFAWTRLTLWRNQLAAALDQPPFEPITAVEVSGASDSPSTVLLAAWLGLQLKVPVEVTTSPRATGSSGIHGVTLVRESGTIELERSLVDVATLSMPGQPTHDLSLPRRNLRDCLAEELRRLDPDVLFGDVVKHGVAKLRERIAG, encoded by the coding sequence ATGAAGATCGACCTGCCGAACACCACGGTCTCGAAGATCCAGAAGACCCTGGTGCACATCCGCGAAGAGGGCGGCGCCGTCGCCCTGGGCCGCGTGCTCACCCTCGTCGTCTCGACCGCGCTCGGTCGGGAGGAAGAGGCGATCGAAGCCGCGAACCAGGCGTCCCGCGAACACCCGATGCGCGTCGTCATCGTGTCGAAGAACGAGGGCGACATCGCCTCCCCCGGTCGTCTCGACGCGCAGATCCGCGTCGGCAGCGACGCGGGCGCCAGCGAGGTCATCGTCCTCCGTGCCTACGGCGAGACCGCGGCGGACGAGGAGAGCCTGGTCACCGGGCTGCTCCTGCCCGACGCGCCCGTCGTCGCATGGTGGCCGGAAGCCGCGCCGGAGAAGCCCTCGGCGTCCCCGCTCGGCCGGATCGCGCAGCGCCGGATCACCGACGCGGCGGCGCAGAAGGACCCGAACGCGGCCATCATGGCGCTGGCGGACTCCTACGCGCCGGGCGACACCGACTTCGCCTGGACCCGCCTGACCCTCTGGCGGAACCAGCTCGCCGCGGCGCTCGACCAGCCGCCGTTCGAGCCGATCACCGCCGTCGAGGTCTCCGGCGCGTCCGACAGCCCGTCGACCGTGCTGCTCGCCGCCTGGCTCGGCCTGCAGCTCAAGGTCCCGGTCGAGGTCACCACCTCACCCCGTGCCACGGGCTCGTCCGGCATCCACGGTGTGACCCTGGTCCGCGAGTCCGGGACGATCGAGCTCGAGCGCTCCCTGGTCGACGTGGCGACGCTGTCGATGCCCGGTCAGCCGACGCACGACCTCTCCCTGCCGCGCCGCAACCTGCGCGACTGCCTGGCCGAGGAACTCCGTAGACTCGACCCGGACGTCCTCTTCGGAGACGTCGTCAAGCACGGGGTGGCCAAGCTCCGCGAACGCATCGCGGGCTGA
- a CDS encoding RNA polymerase-binding protein RbpA produces the protein MASGGSAIRGSRVGAGPMGEQDRGVQAERVAISYWDAMGNEVVRYFAANLPDEEIPETVDSPSTGLPAGRDKENPPQVAKTEPYKTHLAYVKERRTEEEAAQLLEDALQQLRLRRGTAAK, from the coding sequence ATGGCATCCGGAGGAAGCGCAATCCGCGGTTCGCGCGTCGGCGCGGGCCCGATGGGCGAACAGGACCGCGGGGTCCAGGCCGAGCGCGTCGCGATCTCCTACTGGGACGCGATGGGCAACGAGGTCGTGCGGTACTTCGCCGCGAACCTGCCCGACGAAGAGATCCCGGAGACGGTCGATTCCCCGTCCACGGGTCTGCCGGCCGGTCGCGACAAGGAGAACCCGCCGCAGGTCGCGAAGACCGAGCCCTACAAGACGCACCTCGCGTACGTGAAGGAACGGCGCACCGAGGAAGAGGCAGCGCAACTCCTCGAGGACGCGCTCCAGCAGCTGCGGCTGCGTCGCGGGACCGCGGCCAAGTAG
- the pgl gene encoding 6-phosphogluconolactonase, translating into MTNERRVLVHPDKQALGASVAARFITKIIDVLDEQGRADIAISGGSVSTLVLAAIGQSQAKQSVDWSKVHVWWVDERWVPEGDADRNITGTQTDFLDHVNIPAENIHPMAPSDAGISIDEAATQYERELLAAAPDSAETPRFDITLLGVGPDGHTASLFPEFPQLRITDRKVVPVDDSPKPPAQRLTLTYPVINASQRVWVILSGAEKASVLGLALAGAAVDEVPVGGVQGRKRTVFFVDQDAARDVPENLIASTY; encoded by the coding sequence GTGACCAACGAACGGCGGGTGCTCGTGCACCCCGACAAGCAGGCCCTCGGCGCCTCCGTCGCCGCACGCTTCATCACGAAGATCATCGACGTCCTCGACGAGCAGGGACGGGCCGACATCGCGATCAGCGGCGGTTCCGTCTCCACCCTCGTCCTGGCAGCGATCGGTCAGTCGCAGGCGAAGCAGAGCGTCGACTGGTCGAAGGTCCACGTCTGGTGGGTCGACGAGCGCTGGGTGCCGGAGGGCGACGCCGACCGGAACATCACCGGGACGCAGACCGACTTCCTGGACCACGTGAACATCCCGGCGGAGAACATCCACCCGATGGCTCCGTCGGACGCCGGCATCAGCATCGACGAGGCCGCGACGCAGTACGAGCGCGAGCTCCTCGCCGCCGCCCCCGACTCCGCGGAGACGCCCCGCTTCGACATCACGCTGCTCGGCGTCGGCCCGGACGGCCACACCGCGTCACTGTTCCCGGAGTTCCCGCAGCTGCGCATCACCGACCGCAAGGTCGTGCCCGTCGACGACTCCCCCAAGCCGCCGGCCCAGCGTCTGACGCTGACCTACCCGGTGATCAACGCGTCGCAGCGTGTCTGGGTCATCCTCTCGGGTGCCGAGAAGGCGTCGGTCCTCGGACTCGCCCTCGCCGGCGCTGCGGTGGACGAGGTCCCCGTGGGCGGCGTGCAGGGCCGGAAGCGCACGGTCTTCTTCGTCGACCAGGACGCCGCACGCGACGTCCCGGAGAACCTCATCGCGTCGACGTACTGA
- the rapZ gene encoding RNase adapter RapZ encodes MTDTTSQQQHDVLIVTGMSGAGRSTVGKALEDLGWYVVDNLPTQMLGPLTDLADRAGESIPKIATVVDVRGGRFFTDPERAVQSLRESTSARVRVLFLEATDQVLVRRFEQVRRPHPLQGEDTLLDGIARERTRLLGLREASDLIIDTSDLNIHQLANAVTERFAEDRFVGVQVTLMSFGFKYGLPTDADMVADVRFIPNPYWVPELRAHTGLDKPVSDYVMEQSGARPFVDRYASVLEPVFEGYQRENKRHATIAIGCTGGKHRSVAIVAELANLLRGMPNVAVRVKNRDLGRE; translated from the coding sequence ATGACCGACACCACCTCGCAGCAACAGCACGACGTCCTCATCGTGACGGGCATGTCCGGGGCGGGGCGGTCGACGGTCGGCAAGGCGCTCGAGGACCTCGGCTGGTACGTCGTCGACAACCTGCCGACGCAGATGCTCGGACCGCTCACCGACCTGGCGGACCGTGCGGGGGAGTCGATCCCGAAGATCGCGACCGTCGTCGACGTCCGCGGTGGTCGGTTCTTCACGGACCCCGAGCGTGCGGTGCAGTCCTTGCGCGAGAGCACGAGTGCCCGGGTGAGGGTGCTGTTCCTCGAGGCGACCGACCAGGTCCTGGTGCGCCGGTTCGAGCAGGTCCGCCGACCGCACCCGCTGCAGGGCGAGGACACGCTGCTCGACGGCATCGCCCGGGAGCGCACCCGGTTGCTCGGGCTGCGCGAGGCATCCGACCTGATCATCGACACGTCCGACCTGAACATCCACCAGCTCGCGAACGCCGTCACCGAGCGGTTCGCCGAGGACCGGTTCGTCGGGGTCCAGGTGACGCTGATGAGCTTCGGGTTCAAGTACGGGCTGCCCACCGACGCCGACATGGTGGCCGACGTGCGGTTCATCCCGAACCCCTACTGGGTGCCGGAACTCCGGGCGCACACGGGGCTCGACAAGCCGGTCTCGGACTACGTCATGGAGCAGTCCGGGGCCCGTCCGTTCGTCGACCGCTACGCCTCCGTCCTGGAGCCGGTCTTCGAGGGGTACCAGCGCGAGAACAAAAGACACGCTACGATCGCCATCGGCTGTACCGGCGGCAAGCACCGTTCGGTCGCCATCGTCGCCGAGTTGGCGAACCTGCTCCGCGGGATGCCCAACGTCGCCGTGCGTGTGAAGAACCGAGATCTCGGCCGGGAGTGA
- the whiA gene encoding DNA-binding protein WhiA yields the protein MPLTAEVKDELARVVVNRNTVRAAELATVLRFAGGLHVISGRIAVEVELDTRIIVHRVRKDLAELYGVRSEASVGSTASSRRGTRYLVRVLEAGETLARQTGLMDARRRPVRGLPNRLTTGNREDLAAIWRGAFLASGTLTDPGRAAALEVTCPGNEAAMALVGAASRLGIAAKGREVRGVHRVVIRDGEAIGQMLTAMGAARTTADWEEMRQRREVRATANRLVNFDDANLRRSAQAAVAACARVERALEILGDEVPDHLQYAGALRLEHRDASLDELGQHADPPMTKDAIAGRIRRLLAMADKRASDLGIPGTEASVPEELEGA from the coding sequence GTGCCGTTGACTGCCGAGGTGAAGGACGAGCTGGCCAGGGTCGTCGTCAACCGGAACACGGTCCGCGCCGCCGAACTCGCGACCGTCCTGCGTTTCGCCGGGGGCCTGCACGTCATCTCCGGCCGCATCGCGGTCGAGGTCGAGCTCGACACCCGGATCATCGTGCACCGCGTCCGCAAGGACCTCGCCGAGCTCTACGGCGTCCGCAGCGAGGCCTCCGTCGGGTCCACCGCGTCCTCGCGTCGCGGCACCCGCTACCTCGTGCGTGTGCTCGAGGCCGGCGAGACGCTCGCCCGGCAGACCGGTCTGATGGACGCCCGTCGCCGTCCGGTGCGTGGCCTCCCGAACCGCCTGACCACCGGCAACCGCGAGGACCTGGCCGCCATCTGGCGCGGTGCGTTCTTGGCCTCCGGCACCCTGACCGACCCGGGCCGTGCCGCGGCGCTCGAGGTCACCTGCCCGGGCAACGAGGCCGCCATGGCGCTCGTCGGGGCAGCGTCCCGGCTCGGCATCGCCGCGAAGGGTCGTGAGGTCCGCGGGGTGCACCGCGTCGTGATCCGCGACGGTGAGGCGATCGGCCAGATGCTCACCGCGATGGGCGCCGCCCGCACCACCGCCGACTGGGAGGAGATGCGTCAGCGCCGCGAGGTCCGCGCCACCGCCAACCGCCTGGTGAACTTCGACGACGCGAACCTCCGCCGTTCCGCACAGGCCGCCGTCGCCGCGTGCGCCCGGGTCGAGCGTGCACTGGAGATCCTCGGCGACGAGGTCCCCGACCACCTGCAGTACGCCGGGGCCCTGCGCCTCGAGCACCGTGACGCCTCGCTCGACGAGCTCGGGCAGCACGCGGACCCGCCCATGACGAAGGACGCGATCGCCGGACGCATCCGTCGCCTGCTCGCGATGGCCGACAAACGCGCCAGCGACCTCGGCATCCCGGGCACCGAGGCCAGCGTGCCGGAAGAGCTCGAAGGCGCCTGA